In bacterium, the sequence ATTAAACGGGCTAGATTCAACCGCCGTGAAAATGTGTGCACTTTGAAGTATAAATCAATCTAAACAACATCATTCAGCGGTGTTATGCGTCGACGCAGCAGCATCAACATCGGTGCGTAATGTGGGTATAAGGTCTTGCAGGTTTCTACCGGGAGAGGCGGTAAGTGCGTAATCCTTGTGTCCTCTTATTTCAGAGGACGGGATAGCATAATTAATTGCAAGCCAACACACTAGTTCCCGAAGTGCATCTATCTGGGCTTCATTTGGCTGTTCTATCTCGAAGTTGCCCTCTAATGAGATGAGAATATGGCCATTTGGGTCGTAGTTTGTTAGTGTATCGGAGGCGTAAACAATATCTCTTCCTTCGGCTATTTGGCCGTTAAAGTCGATGAAGAAGTGATACGGAACATCTGCCCAGACAGGCTTGGTACGCACACGAGAAAGTATGGCAATCTTCTGCGAGTAACGCTGAAGATTGCGCATCTTTTCTGTGAGTCTGTAGCCCTCGTTTCTGAAAATGCCTGAATGCCCAATAGTGATCCGAGTCGGCGTGTGCGCAACCATCATGCCCGGCAACGGGTCTTTGGCTCCCCAGTCTGCTCGTGACACTATTGAAGGCTTTGGGTAAACGCTTAGACTGATTGAAGCGCTATATGGTGGCTGCGGTGTCTGGCCAACTGGGGACGGAGCTACAGGTGTGGGTACCGATGTGGAAGTTTCAGACCCCCCGGATGAGTTTGGAGCATTATGCTGGTTGGAACTTACGATAATTGCCGCCGCGATAATTAAAGCCCCTACCAAAGTAGCAATAACATTTGATTTATTACCCCGCGGGCTAGATATTGGCGTATCGCGAGGAATGTTCTCATTCTGCCGGTTATTATTTAACTCAATGCCTTCGACTGAATTTCCTTGGCACGCAAATGTTGTGCACCCCCCATTATCGCGCCAACACTCAGAATGGTGAGGCATCTGACATTGATCACACGTCGCGATTTGCACCCCTTGCTTAAAAGGTGTCTGGCAGTACGGGCAGGTTTTACCGATAAGACTATCTGGTCGCAACTTAACCTCTCTTTTCTTCGTAGCGTCT encodes:
- a CDS encoding N-acetylmuramoyl-L-alanine amidase — its product is MRPDSLIGKTCPYCQTPFKQGVQIATCDQCQMPHHSECWRDNGGCTTFACQGNSVEGIELNNNRQNENIPRDTPISSPRGNKSNVIATLVGALIIAAAIIVSSNQHNAPNSSGGSETSTSVPTPVAPSPVGQTPQPPYSASISLSVYPKPSIVSRADWGAKDPLPGMMVAHTPTRITIGHSGIFRNEGYRLTEKMRNLQRYSQKIAILSRVRTKPVWADVPYHFFIDFNGQIAEGRDIVYASDTLTNYDPNGHILISLEGNFEIEQPNEAQIDALRELVCWLAINYAIPSSEIRGHKDYALTASPGRNLQDLIPTLRTDVDAAASTHNTAE